The Bacillaceae bacterium IKA-2 DNA window CCTTAACTTTTTAGGGGAATATACATTTGACTTGACAAAGGCACCTAACCCAAATGAATTGCGGCCATTAAAGATATAAAGGTATGACTGATTTTTCCTTTGCGTTGGAGAAATCAGTTTTTATTTACCATTTATTGTCTTAGCGTGGGTTTTACGTCAAAATGTTGGCGGTTCCCCCATAAGGGGGTATGAAGAACATAGCTGTCACCAGAAGCAATAGGATATTTTTAATTTCCCATATATGAAAGTTTCGAATCTTATTTTGGAACATGAACTTTGGATGTTTTTGCCCATCCCCTCGAAAAAGGGGAATAGATGAGGTGCATGGATAACTCATGTGGGTTATTTTTGCATATCCCCCCGAAAAGGTTTATTAAGGGGTCTGTGTAGTAATGGAACAGAAACAAGGAACAAGACATCCATTATATTCAAATTATGGTGATATAGGAGGAGTTTAATTTCTTTCCCCTATATCATTTATTATTTTATCTGCTGATAACAACGATCTTAAACCCCCATGCTCAATTTCCTCAGGAAGAATAAAAGAGTACTTTCCCATAATATTGATATGTTCATATCCAAAAGGAGATAAACGTTGAATATCTGAGCCAAGAGCGGTTTGTCCAGCTGCATTAATTGCATCAACAGCAATTTCCATTGATAATTTATATAATACAGTGCATGAAATACTCCGAGATTTAGAAAATGAATCTAATTTAAATAACTGTTTTATTGAATCAGATGTAAGATGTGAAAAGCTTGAATTAAACTGGTAAATTAGGATTACTTATTCCGGTTTTCTGTTCCGTTACTACACATACCCCTACTAATGGTGAATATCTAGAGACACTTTTATTTAGGGGTTTCTGATCCTATTTAAATCGATAGGGATACATTTTGATGATTACCAATTCCATCCATACGATTGCCCCTGGTGACATTAACGCTGGTATTACCCCGTGTTGAAGGAAACGAGATAAAACATGGAAGGCGCATGAGTTATCCATGCACCTTATCTATTCCCCTTTTTCGGGGGGAGGGGCAAAAACACTCAATATGGATAATCTACATAATAGCTATCATAACTGGAGTAACTACTTCATTTTCTGTTCCAGCACACAGTGCAATAGTACAGAGTATTGTTAAAAAAGAAGATTTACCTAGTGCGAACTCCTTAATATCATTCTCTATGTCAATAGCATTAATATTTGGACCAGCAATTGGGGGGGTTGTAATACTTTCGGTTGGATATGAAGGAACTTTTATTATTAATGCTATGTCATTTTTAGTTGGAGCATTGGGTGCAATAGTTATAAAAGTGCCTCAAATTACAAATGAAAGAAATCGAAAAGATGATACTAATAAAAATTCAGTAATGAAAGATCTTAAAGAAGGCTATAACATTATTAAAACTGATATTTATTTATCAAGAACCATAATTATAGTTACCGCAGTATTTTTTGGAATAGGAGCTAATGGGATATTATTTATTTTGCATTTAGAAAATAATGGTTTAACGGCACAAGAGATAGGTGTTTATATGTCGTCTCAAGGAGTCGGTATGATTCTTGGATCAATATTTTTCTCTAAAATAATTTCAAAAATAAGAAATAATTTATTTTTTAGTCTAATAAATGTATTAGTAATTGGAGCAAGCTTAATACTGTTTATTAATATGTCAGCTAATCTATTATATTTAAGTATTTTTACAATATTTATATTTGGTATTGCTTTGTCTTTCTTTAATACAAATACAAGAACAATATTACACACAAAGACACCTGCATCTTTAATGGGGAGAGTAGCTGGAATAACTAGAACACTTACTACAGCGGCATCTTCAACAGCAATATTATTCGGAAGTTTTGCTTCGTCAATGTTTCCTCCCGCATATATTGTTACTTTATTAGGAGGTAGTCTCTTAATTATATGTATAATAATGATGCCCTATATTTACCAAATGAATACTAATTTGAAAACACCATCACAAGAAGTATTATAGAGAGTCGTACAGTGTTCGGTGCCAGTGCCAGTGCTAGTGTCGCAGTTCAGTAAGGAATGGTCTTTTATTTTGTAGGACGATGTTGAAGAAAAGCACCCCCATCTCTACTGAATACAGCCATTGGAATGAGCCACTTCGGACAAGAAATAGAGCCATCTCTGCCATGGAGTAATCCAGTTGAAAAATGGTTGAATATTTGGCTCAACCAAGGCTTTACATGGAGATGCGGGTGTGATAGCCTCATTCGGCAAAAATGTGGAGGAGTCATTACTATCAGGCCATTCGAATGTCCCACGCTCTAAACGACGATAATGCAGCCAGAAACCGTTGGTTTCCCACTCCGAAATTTTGATTTTGTCGCGCTTGCGATTACAAAAGACAAAGAGGCAGGGAGAGAAAGGATCTAGATTAAACCCTTCTTTTACTATCACCGCCAATCCGTCGATTGATTTTCGTAAATCCGTATTACCTCGAGCGAGGTAAACTCGCTCAATATTATGTTCATTTAGCATGTTATATTTAACGCCTTTACTACATCTCTTAATAATATCGGGTCAATTCAGGCTTCACTTCAATCGTTGCTTGATCTATTTTTATGGTTAACGCATTATCTTTAGTTACAGGTTTCTGCTCAATTTAAACTGAGATCCACTGGGGATCTAGAACTTCCTTTTCTACTGGATCATATTTTTCAAGCCAGTATCGTAATTGATAAACTTTTAAATCATTAACCTTACACCATGCATTCATACTTTTGCCACTTTCTTTAAAAGCAGCTACTCGTTCTTTCCACTGATGTCGACGTTCTTCCATTTCTTCTTTAGTCATGGCAAAGCCTCCTTAAATTAATAACTTAAGGAGATTATCACATAATAGAAAATCTATGAATACGTGGGGATTACTTTACGCTTACATATAAAGGAACACGGCGAAATTGATCCACCCAATGGGTTATGCCTTTTTCCGGCTGGATCATAAGCGACAATAGATAAGAGCGCATCATTGAAGCTACATCTAGTGGGCGAGCCCCTTTTTTAAAATCAGAATAGGTGTTATAAAGCCAACTAGTTGTAACAGAAAGGTATGCGAACCATAACTTTTTGATAGTAGGCCAATTCTTTTTTACAAGAAAATAGAATTCCATTTGTGTAGTGTTCATTTAATTGAGCAAATACAAAATCTTGGTATGTTTGATGGGGAATAAACTTTGGTTTCAAAATCAACACCTCAATCGAAAGTAGTTAGCGGTATTTAGTCCCTACACCTGCGATTATTGTGGCTTTTTCGAAAAGTCAAGTAGGTATTGCTGTTTTTAATAACAATATTTCTACAATTTAATTTCCAATTGGAAATTAAATTTAAAGGAAAAATCCCACTTGAAATAGGAGATATAAAATAAAGAGGTTCAAGAAAAACCTTGAACCACAAGGCTCGGCGAATGACGAGAGACTATTTAAATTAAATAGAGTTCGGAGTTTCTATAACCCAATTTTACTCTTTATCTCTTTTAAGAAAGGAATACTTACCGCCCTTGCTTTTTCCGCTCCATCATTTAAAATTTTCTCTATTTTATCAGGAGAATCCATCAATTCTTTGTACTTCTCTCTAGGTTTTTCTAAAAATCTATCCATAACATGAAATAATTCCTCTTTTGCCTCCCCCCAACTAATCCCCTTAATATATTCTTTTCTCATTTTTTCAGCTTCTATTGTAGTAGCAAACTCCTTATATATCGTAAATAATACTGAAGAATTAGGATCTTTTGGTGCCTCAGGCGGCAAAGAATTAGTTTTAATTTTATTGATAAGTTTTTTTAATTTCTTTGGCTCATCAAAAAGCGGAATTGTATTATTATAACTTTTACTCATTTTTCTCCCATCTAATCCGGGTAAAACAGCAGAACCTTCTTGAATTTTATATTCTGGTAATAAGAAAGTATTACCATAGTTATTATTAAAACTCTGTGCAATATCCCTTGCAATTTCAACATGTTGTACTTGGTCTTTTCCAACAGGTACAACTTCAGTTTTAAACATTAAGATATCTGCTGCCATTAGAATTGGATAAGTGAATACTCCCATATTAATGCCATAATCTTCATCCTTATTCATATTAATATTATTTTCAACCATAGCTTTATATGCGTGGGACCGATTCATTAACCCTTTGGAAGCAAAGCAACTTAATATCCAATTCAATTCAAATATTTCTGGCACATCTGATTGCCTGTAAAGGATTACTCTATCAGGGTCTATTCCTAACACTAACCATGTTGCGGCTATACTAAATGTTAAGTGGCTTAATTCTTCAGCATTATGAATTTTAGTTAACCCATGATAATCTGCAACAAAGTATGTTGGCTGATACTCTTTTATCTCAGCCAAAGCTAATGCAGGCTTTATCGCTCCAATATAATTTCCTAAATGAATCTTTCCCGTAGGTTTAATACCTGTTAAAACTGTTCTTTTCATGATAAACCCTCCATTGATTCCATTTAAATACAAAAAAGGGTTACTCATCACTTAATATTAAGGACGAGTAACCCGTGGCGCCACCTTCATTCGTTTACATAAAATAAACGCACATATTCCGTAAAGAACACCTAATTGTTCGATACGGAGTCTCTTTTAACTGTAAGACCTCCGCTAGACCTACTATTTATTCAGTCTAGAAGATCCGAAGCCCATTCTACTTTAATCCCGTACTGATTCTCAGCAACCATCGTTTCTCTGAAACGTTCCTAAAGCTTACTCTTCTTCATCATCTATCAGAAAATGTTTTTTTAATTATAATATATGGATAATGTTATGTCAAGAAAAATTTATCATTAATATATCTAATTTTTCTAATTGTATCCAAATATAAATAAAACATCCAACCTTCTGTGTTCCTTAACTTTCTTATTAACATCTAACCCGCGTAAATAACTTTTGTTTTTGTCAATATGATCATCATCCATAGATATAAAGGACACTTGGTATCCATGCTCGATGGCATGAATCCCAAGGGCTGTTGATAGAAAGGTCTTCCCAACTCCCGTTGGCCCCATCATAATTAAGGTGAAGCATTCTTCCACCCATGACAGCTGTTTTAATATATTCAGTTGTTTCTCCCCAACTGCAGTTTGTTCTTCCAGGCGAAAGTTCTCAAATGTTAAATTTTCAGGGAACTCTGCCCACTGCATCAGCTTCTCTTTGTTTTTTGTTTCTCGGCAGTGAACTTCATGGCTTAAAAATTCATGAATGAACTCATGATACGTCCATCCTTTGGCTTCTGCTTCTCTCAGGAGGTTAGGGAGTTCTTTAGCTGTCTCTGCTAGTCTTAAGGTTCGGCATTTATCTTGGAGTATTTGGTATGGCTGGCTCATCTGTTGCCACCTCCTTGAAGGACACTTAAGTAAATATCTTCTTTTCGCTCAGGAGCCACCAAATTTTTATATTTCTCATTGACGGATCCAGTGTCTTTTCTTTCTTTTCGACTATCGATTTCAAGGGAGATGGCGATATCCCTTAAATCGTTTGCACTTGTAAGTCGGAGACGCTTCAGCTCATTAATGGCTTCCATAACGAAGAAAGGATATTTTAAAATGACGGATTGCACCACTTTCAGTTGATCAATCAAATGACGTGGATATTGCTTAGTCAACATTCCTACCAACCACTCTGTAGCCTCATTGTCATCCAACATTCCTTCTATCTGCTGAATCAAAAGGTTGCGTTTAGTCTGATTACGCTTTCGGTGGGAAGGGTCTGATATGACAGCACCACTTCCTTCTGCGATTGTATGTTTTGCCAGAATTTGTCCATTTTTCTGCAGACGTATGCACAAATATTCTCCATCTGGATTGACATAGGCAATATTGGGAGCACTTTTTCGATATGTGCCGCGAGGCACACTATATCGATTACCGTCATACCGAATAACGTTGTCTTTGTTAATAGTTCTTGTTATACTTGAATCGAAGATATCTTCAAAAATGTAAGTCCCAGAGACCTGTTGTAAGTGTTGCTTTTCCAGGGCGTACACTTCGACGGGTCTCTTTTTTGTATTATGGTGAATCTTATAGTTCCCGGTGCGCTTTAGCCATTTCATACAGGAATCCTGCCAATCTATTAAATTATCAAACGTTCGGTTCTTCGCAAAATTGTTCTTTACATATTTAACCACCTGTTCAATTTTACCCTTTGTCTGAGGATCAGATTTTCTACATAGATAGATCTTGAAGTTCCTTGTCTGCTGGTATTTGGTGAATTCCTCTGTCATGATAAGGTCTCCAGCATTTTCGCTGACTGCGAGTAAACGGTCTTGATCATAAACTATCTCAATAGACATTCCTCCATAAAACCGAAAGGCATTTTCATGCATTCGAATAAGATCTATTGTCCGAAATGGATCAAGTTTTTTACTTCTTTTCTGTAAAGAGATGGCAAACAAATAAAATTCATCTGGAGACATTTTTCCGTATTCGATCACCCTGTTCCTTGAGATCTTTAATTTTCTGGCTATCGAACTGTTGGAGAACCCTTCACTCCGCAGCCTGTGAACCTCGTTGTAGATCATCAGTTTTTCCACTCCCTGTTCCTCACTTTCCATAAACTATAAATCTAGTATATAGAATGTGGGCTTAATTGAGCTAAACTGTTGATTCTTATTTGTTAAATTCTGTTTACTCTTATTTGTTGTAAACTGTTGATTCTATTTTAACGTTTACAACAACTCTTTTTAACACTTTTATTATATAAAAAAGAATAGGATAAACAGTATTAAATTATACTATCTATCCTATACTCATTATAGTCTATTTAAGACAAGGAATTGTAGAGGATTTTTTTTAAAAATAAATCCTTCGGGGTTACGTACTTTATTTGGTCATTGTTGCATAACCATAAGAACCTCAAGTGTCCTTTTAATCCCAACATACTCAAGTATATTGATTATCTGTGGAGTGGGAGAGGTCATGGTAACAGCTTGGTATGCTAATAAGATGAGTTCACGTTCTTCTTGTTTATCCATGAAATACACCATCCTTTCAAAAAAAACAAAGGTTGTTGTGTTAGAGGTCTAACGGTGGTCTTGATAGTGTCTTTATTGAGTTTGTATACACTTATAAATATATATTTTTGAAGTGACTACCATAGTCTTATTCTACCTTCTATCTTTTGTGGATGAAAGAGTAATTCTGTAGATTACTTGTTATACATTATTCACTAAAGATAACAAACGGCCCATATGAGGATTTTTTCTGATTGTCCGGTTGCGGCGACAATTCGTTCGGAGGCTGTTCGTTGGCCTTTTGAAAGCGTTCCTTGCCAGTCGAGAACCCTTTCAAGCTGGGCGTACTGGCTACTGTGACTTATCCAGGTTAGTAGCGGTGTACATTGAGCTACTTTCCCCATCGCAATGCAGTTACGGCAATAGACACACTCTTCGTCGCACTTGGAGCATTGATGGGCCGCAAATAAATGTTTCGCATCGTTACCACAACGTGCGCAGCTGTAGCTGTCTCTTTTTGCAATAATCGCTTTTTGATAAGCAATATAGCCGTTTTGATAATGATCATCGATGAGTTCGATTGGAAAAGGAAGTTCTTGTTGCAGTAATTTTTTACCTTGCAGAAATTGCCGAAGTAATTTGGAATAAAGGAAAAGTTCATTTTTGGGTGGTTGTTGGAAGTCTGGAAGTTTGCTAATTGCTGTCGGTGCTGACTCTTGCTGGGCTACTTGTTTTTGGGGGAGTAAAGATTCAGGGCTGACATAACGATGATTTGTATGAAGATAAGTAACGAATTTCATTGGTATTGCTCCATTGCTTTGATATTCAGTTTCACAGCGTAACACCTCTTTTTGTGGGGATTCGAAATGGGCAGATTGGAAAAAAAGAAGGTGGATGAAAAGGGAGGAGTAGTTAAAAGTGATTAGGTGGACAGGACATGCAAGTACAAGTGCAAGAGATAGACCAACTGATTTTAAAATCTTTTGATTTTCCTAACCAACTAACACTTAACCACCTAACCAATCAGCGAACTGATCTCAAATCTTTTGAACTCCCTTTCCAACCTTCTAACCTTCCATCTTTAATTCACCATGACCCATCCGTTTTTGATTCCTTCGACAACTGCCTGGGTACGGTCTTTTACACTTAATTTTTGTAAAATATTACTAACATGATTTTTTACTGTCTTTTCACTTATAAATAAAGCTTCGCCGATCGAACGATTACTTTTTCCGTCCGTCATCAACTGAATAACTTCGCATTCGCGTCGAGTTAAAATGTGTAATGGGCGTTGATATTCGACTTCGCGGAATCCAATTTCTGCTTCAGGTCCTTGCTCAGTAGCTAAACGTCGAAATTCATTAATTAAATTATGGGTTACCTTTGGATGAATGTAGGCACCGCCATCAGCTACTACTTTTACTGCTTCAACTAAGGAATCAGCATCCATTTCTTTTAATAAGTAACCTGATGCTCCGGTTTTTAATACGTGCGTGACATAGGTTTCGTCATCGTGAATTGATAAAATTAATACTTTTACATCTGGGTACTTTTCAATCAGCTGACGCGTTGCTTCTACACCATTTAATTTCGGCATGTTAATATCCATTAAAATAACATCTGGATTGTGCTGCTCAACAAGCTCCATTGCCATTGAACCAT harbors:
- a CDS encoding MFS transporter, whose protein sequence is MSYPCTLSIPLFRGEGQKHSIWIIYIIAIITGVTTSFSVPAHSAIVQSIVKKEDLPSANSLISFSMSIALIFGPAIGGVVILSVGYEGTFIINAMSFLVGALGAIVIKVPQITNERNRKDDTNKNSVMKDLKEGYNIIKTDIYLSRTIIIVTAVFFGIGANGILFILHLENNGLTAQEIGVYMSSQGVGMILGSIFFSKIISKIRNNLFFSLINVLVIGASLILFINMSANLLYLSIFTIFIFGIALSFFNTNTRTILHTKTPASLMGRVAGITRTLTTAASSTAILFGSFASSMFPPAYIVTLLGGSLLIICIIMMPYIYQMNTNLKTPSQEVL
- a CDS encoding response regulator transcription factor translates to MNQQIEKVIKIVIIDDHQLFREGVKRILAMEKDFDVVAEGDDGSMAMELVEQHNPDVILMDINMPKLNGVEATRQLIEKYPDVKVLILSIHDDETYVTHVLKTGASGYLLKEMDADSLVEAVKVVADGGAYIHPKVTHNLINEFRRLATEQGPEAEIGFREVEYQRPLHILTRRECEVIQLMTDGKSNRSIGEALFISEKTVKNHVSNILQKLSVKDRTQAVVEGIKNGWVMVN
- a CDS encoding ATP-binding protein; this translates as MSQPYQILQDKCRTLRLAETAKELPNLLREAEAKGWTYHEFIHEFLSHEVHCRETKNKEKLMQWAEFPENLTFENFRLEEQTAVGEKQLNILKQLSWVEECFTLIMMGPTGVGKTFLSTALGIHAIEHGYQVSFISMDDDHIDKNKSYLRGLDVNKKVKEHRRLDVLFIFGYN
- the tnpB gene encoding IS66 family insertion sequence element accessory protein TnpB (TnpB, as the term is used for proteins encoded by IS66 family insertion elements, is considered an accessory protein, since TnpC, encoded by a neighboring gene, is a DDE family transposase.), which produces MLNEHNIERVYLARGNTDLRKSIDGLAVIVKEGFNLDPFSPCLFVFCNRKRDKIKISEWETNGFWLHYRRLERGTFEWPDSNDSSTFLPNEAITPASPCKALVEPNIQPFFNWITPWQRWLYFLSEVAHSNGCIQ
- a CDS encoding tryptophan--tRNA ligase — encoded protein: MKRTVLTGIKPTGKIHLGNYIGAIKPALALAEIKEYQPTYFVADYHGLTKIHNAEELSHLTFSIAATWLVLGIDPDRVILYRQSDVPEIFELNWILSCFASKGLMNRSHAYKAMVENNINMNKDEDYGINMGVFTYPILMAADILMFKTEVVPVGKDQVQHVEIARDIAQSFNNNYGNTFLLPEYKIQEGSAVLPGLDGRKMSKSYNNTIPLFDEPKKLKKLINKIKTNSLPPEAPKDPNSSVLFTIYKEFATTIEAEKMRKEYIKGISWGEAKEELFHVMDRFLEKPREKYKELMDSPDKIEKILNDGAEKARAVSIPFLKEIKSKIGL
- a CDS encoding IS21 family transposase, whose product is MESEEQGVEKLMIYNEVHRLRSEGFSNSSIARKLKISRNRVIEYGKMSPDEFYLFAISLQKRSKKLDPFRTIDLIRMHENAFRFYGGMSIEIVYDQDRLLAVSENAGDLIMTEEFTKYQQTRNFKIYLCRKSDPQTKGKIEQVVKYVKNNFAKNRTFDNLIDWQDSCMKWLKRTGNYKIHHNTKKRPVEVYALEKQHLQQVSGTYIFEDIFDSSITRTINKDNVIRYDGNRYSVPRGTYRKSAPNIAYVNPDGEYLCIRLQKNGQILAKHTIAEGSGAVISDPSHRKRNQTKRNLLIQQIEGMLDDNEATEWLVGMLTKQYPRHLIDQLKVVQSVILKYPFFVMEAINELKRLRLTSANDLRDIAISLEIDSRKERKDTGSVNEKYKNLVAPERKEDIYLSVLQGGGNR